A single Atribacteraceae bacterium DNA region contains:
- the lepB gene encoding signal peptidase I, translated as MDRHNRFSIETILGERGETVGSSSVEKTKHKIRSKRKEVVWEWVKTGLWAAVIAWFMINFVVQSFFIPTSSMEPTIIPGQRILAAKFWYRFTDPQRGDIIVFREPAERSQGRARERLVKRVVGLPGERVRIENGQILINDQPLNEEFSERVYLAVGYYGSREVIVPEGTYYVLGDNSINSLDSRIWGFVPRNTILGRGFFTFWPLTRLGLLR; from the coding sequence ATGGACAGACACAATCGTTTCAGTATCGAAACGATCTTGGGAGAAAGGGGCGAAACAGTGGGAAGTTCATCTGTAGAAAAGACGAAGCACAAAATCCGGTCAAAGCGGAAAGAAGTTGTATGGGAATGGGTGAAAACCGGTCTTTGGGCGGCGGTGATCGCCTGGTTTATGATTAATTTTGTGGTCCAGAGTTTTTTTATCCCGACCTCGTCGATGGAACCAACGATTATCCCGGGGCAGAGAATTTTAGCGGCCAAATTCTGGTATCGCTTCACCGATCCGCAGCGTGGTGATATTATCGTCTTTCGGGAACCAGCCGAGCGCAGCCAGGGGAGGGCGAGGGAGCGGCTGGTCAAAAGGGTGGTTGGCCTCCCTGGCGAACGGGTCCGCATTGAAAACGGCCAGATATTGATTAATGACCAGCCATTGAACGAAGAGTTTTCCGAAAGGGTTTATCTCGCCGTTGGTTATTATGGGTCGAGAGAAGTCATCGTACCGGAAGGCACTTATTACGTTCTGGGAGACAACAGCATTAACAGTCTGGATAGCCGGATTTGGGGTTTCGTTCCCCGGAACACCATTCTGGGCCGAGGGTTTTTTACTTTTTGGCCGTTAACCCGCCTGGGCTTGCTCCGTTAA
- the folK gene encoding 2-amino-4-hydroxy-6-hydroxymethyldihydropteridine diphosphokinase, which translates to MAKQLNIAIVDVGSNIQPEKHLKLAKALIARHHRLLGKSSVVRTAPLGDPNQSDYLNCAWKIATVLDRESFKAFLKATEEQLGREKSSPPHAPRTIDLDLIVWNNQVVHRNFLERDFVRRYTLEIAPELADSLPAHPIPRS; encoded by the coding sequence ATGGCTAAACAGCTCAATATCGCCATTGTCGATGTGGGATCGAACATCCAGCCGGAGAAACATCTAAAACTGGCTAAAGCGCTGATTGCCCGGCATCACCGGTTACTGGGCAAGTCGTCGGTAGTCCGAACTGCCCCGCTTGGTGATCCCAATCAGTCGGACTATCTCAACTGTGCCTGGAAAATCGCGACCGTCCTTGACCGGGAATCGTTCAAGGCCTTTCTGAAGGCAACGGAAGAACAACTGGGCCGGGAGAAGTCCTCCCCCCCGCATGCTCCCCGGACCATCGACCTGGACCTTATTGTCTGGAACAACCAAGTCGTACACCGGAATTTCTTGGAGCGGGATTTTGTCCGGCGCTATACCCTGGAGATCGCCCCGGAACTCGCCGATTCGTTACCGGCCCATCCAATACCCCGTTCTTGA
- a CDS encoding TIM barrel protein, whose amino-acid sequence MPYWCLGNPIGDPFGPGVLDRIGSLGVTDILCAAKKEALIDYTAAHDCDLVSWNPHEPDDDLDPSSETSHTIKTIRDKLDSAGIRFKMISSNLHADPVFRNGGLANPDPRIRLLAARKVMRALRIGHTLGAEYFTYWVARDGFESQFAVPWDRTYQYIREGLNFARRYAVEKNLGYRGGTIEYKPNEPRGEMFLPTAGHALALISTLEEPDFWGCNPEVLQHDQMAGLSAVAATAFVASLGKLFFIHVGNQKPNQFDNDNPPLTGMDGVKEFISILYVLYKLDWPGYIEYDNHLLRTDAAPGTENAISLRRYYVELAVEAYRLAERKALDLFYDRELSGKQNALWNQSPEIADLLTGGNTENIASVTLDYQQLVQDRIRIGEMDLAANRRLLGY is encoded by the coding sequence ATGCCCTACTGGTGCCTGGGGAACCCGATCGGGGACCCCTTTGGTCCGGGAGTGCTTGACCGGATCGGTTCCCTGGGGGTAACCGATATTCTCTGCGCAGCGAAAAAAGAGGCCCTTATCGATTATACCGCTGCTCATGACTGTGACTTGGTCTCCTGGAACCCGCATGAACCGGACGATGACCTCGATCCTTCAAGCGAAACCTCTCACACCATCAAGACGATCCGTGACAAGCTGGACTCGGCTGGAATCCGTTTTAAAATGATCAGTAGCAATTTACATGCCGATCCAGTGTTTCGTAATGGGGGGTTGGCCAACCCTGATCCCCGGATCCGGCTTCTGGCTGCCCGCAAGGTCATGCGCGCGTTGCGAATCGGACACACTCTCGGGGCGGAATACTTTACCTATTGGGTCGCCCGGGATGGCTTCGAATCGCAGTTTGCCGTCCCCTGGGACCGGACGTACCAGTATATCCGGGAAGGCCTCAATTTCGCCCGGCGTTATGCCGTGGAAAAAAACCTCGGGTACCGAGGCGGTACCATTGAATATAAGCCCAACGAGCCGCGGGGGGAAATGTTTCTTCCCACCGCCGGTCATGCGCTGGCCCTGATTTCCACGCTCGAAGAACCGGATTTCTGGGGATGTAATCCCGAGGTTCTTCAGCACGACCAAATGGCCGGCTTGTCCGCCGTAGCGGCAACCGCCTTTGTCGCCTCCCTGGGTAAGCTCTTTTTCATTCACGTCGGAAATCAAAAACCCAACCAGTTTGACAACGACAATCCACCCCTGACGGGCATGGACGGAGTCAAAGAGTTTATCAGTATTTTATATGTTTTGTATAAGCTCGATTGGCCTGGATATATTGAATACGACAACCACCTGTTACGAACCGATGCGGCGCCTGGGACGGAGAATGCAATCAGCCTTCGCCGGTATTATGTCGAGCTGGCGGTGGAGGCCTACCGGTTAGCGGAGAGAAAGGCGCTGGATCTGTTCTACGATCGGGAATTGTCAGGCAAGCAGAACGCACTTTGGAATCAGTCCCCGGAAATTGCCGATCTCTTGACCGGAGGGAATACAGAGAACATCGCTTCTGTTACCCTCGACTATCAGCAGTTGGTCCAGGACCGGATCAGGATCGGTGAGATGGACCTGGCAGCCAACCGAAGGCTTCTTGGGTACTGA